Part of the Aythya fuligula isolate bAytFul2 chromosome 11, bAytFul2.pri, whole genome shotgun sequence genome, GCATTCGCTTCTTGTCTGCTCTAGCTTTTAGATTTATGTTTGCAAACAGTAACTATTGTGGCCTAAAACTGCTTTTAGTTTTAATCCCTGTTGAAACAGGGAGAGCTCAGCATCGCTCTTCTCAGCGGGGGAAGGCCCTCAGCAGGGAGTACGCCCCTGTGTCAGGCTCACACCTACCAATGTAAAAACCTGCTCTAGCTTGTCCAGAGTTGTAGCAAGGGAACAGATTTTGCACGCTCCATCTTTTACAGCAGGAGGAAACCTCCACAAGCCCTTGGGATCCAAGCAGCTGGCCTAAAACTGAAGCGCTGCGCCCGCGTGCTTGAAGGAAAGCCCACAGAACCACTCAGGCTGGACGAGCCCCTCAAGGCCAGCTGGGTCGCTGTCCCtcctttcacaaataaaataaaaccagaggtGTGTTGGGCATTCACAGCGTGAGcacgggggggtgggggggggggacgaggGCTCCTCCGGACTGTTGCCGCGCCCCACAGCGGCAGGATGGCGGTTACAGGGTTACACGGTTACGGGGTTACACGGCCCCACACCGCCTGAGCCCACAGGGCCCCCCGGGCTCCCCCTGCCGagcccgccccgctccccgcccgccgcccaCCTGTGACGGCGCTGCAGCGCGCGCCGGGCTTGGCGCGAACCGTCACCCTCACGCCGCCCTCAGCCGCCACCaccggccccgcggccgccgcctgCCCCGCGGGCTCCTTCGCGGCTCCTCGGCTCTGAAAGAGAGAAACGCGCCGTCAGCACCGGCACCGGCctggcccggccccgccgccctgcACGCACCTTCCCCGGCAtggccccgccgcgccgccgtACCGCCGCCAGCAGCGGGCGGAAGGCGCTAGGGCCCCGCATGGCTCCGCGCTGCCCTTCCGCCAGCactgcccggccccgcccgcaGCTCCACAggcgccgcccccggccccacaGGGCCTGGCCCCAATGGGAAATTTCTAGGAAAGTCccaggaaataggaaaaatgagCTGGGGGTGGGTCTGTCCCCGCTTCTCACCCCGAAATCGTTCTCCAAGCAGTGCTCTCGTACACCCTCAGGGAGGGTACAGAGTTCTGCACGGGAAGAAGTGTAAAACGACACCGACTGCATCCCATTACCAGAGGCAGAATGAGTGGCACACACACGGCCCTGAGCTCATACTAATTCTTTAGTATTGGGTTATCCAGTCAAAATAGCATCATTACAAGTCCTGTACTCCCGTTTTCACATTATACATTTTCTTATAggcacatatgtatatacagtGGCTATGTCCATAACCGGTTCTGTGTTCCAAAACAGCCCTTCTAAATTAAGAGATTCGGGAAAGATCCATTTATTGCAGAGTTAGACTTCATCTTtctttgctgcagctgctgtctggAGTGTTAAGTCCATTAATTCTCCATGGCTCATCCAAAACGTCTAGATGATACTAATACGAATCCAGCTTTGCTGATGtacttccaaaacaaaataatatacatacataGCAGTAATTCGTGTCCTTAGGGTCATTCCAAGGTTATTTTGGAGAAGTGCAAGCTGGTAGTAGAGCAGCAGAGTTACTTTTTAGGACAAGTTGGGGAAAATGTACATGTGAAGCTCATAACTAGTACAGATTTTCCAGTTCAAGAAATGAATTCTACTAGGTGAGAAATAAAGGGTTCAAAATACAAAGCCATTAATCACAACATACTATTTAAAACAATCTTTTCAATATACAGAGTACTTATTCCACTTGATGCTTCATTAAGAGGAAAAGCTAAATTACATTCTGCTAACAATGACGCAGAGAAAATAGCTTTCCCAGTACCTCTCAAAcaagttagttttgttttaacacaTTCATGTCATTTCACAGAATTGTCTTACTGTCACCAACAGTGAGCTAAAGTCCAATGATACACTGACACATCCAAGACGATTGTGTGaaattatgtataaaatattatttctggtATCTGTCCATCTTCTATTGATGTCCCATTGTTGTTACCCGGCGAACTATAAAAGACAAAGCACGTTTTGCTAGCAGTAGGAGATTCGTGGATCACCTTCTTCAATCCTTTTGTTCCATAGTGGGAATCAGGACCCTGAAAAACACCAGAAGACATTAGCAACTGAATGAAAATGTGCAGCAAGACCCATAAAATTTTGAAGTTCAAAtactatttaattattttaacagtaaaaaaaacaaacaaacaaacaaaaatctgtatttatttatacactTTCCCATCAGAAATTAGACAAAAGACAAACCCTTggatgaaaacagctttttcttctataCTGTTGAGCATTCTTACTTTTAATGTTGCACAAGCTGTGTAGCAAACTGTTGGCAGAATCTCTATAGGTTCTTTGAACATGACTCTGAATGTACTGGCAGTTCCATCGCAACTAAATCCAGTATCATTTTGTCCCAGTGTTTGATTCTTCTCATAATCAATTATCTGCataaagacatgaaaaacaTATCTTTAGATTTATGAGCTTGAGAAAGATTCTTACTGTACACACATTGGAGTATTACAAGCGAAACACTTGCCTACTCCACCCAGTTTAATTGCAACAATAGTGCAGTTTCAGAATTGAGATAAGTGCAATTTCCTAACAATACTGTGAGGGCTGACCCTGCGGTGTGGTGAACCATGGCTTTTGCATTTTCGCACAGGCTGTCCAATCTGTGCACTAAACTCAGCCCACAGCACTGCTCCAACCAGGTTATAGCTTTGCCTGAGAGGAGATGAATAGCTCAAACCTTCAGCTTTTGACCTTAATAAACTACGTATGATCCTATACTTAGATTTGCTGATCTTTGTACACCTACACAGCCCCCATGAGGGAAGCACATGAGGCTGGACCCACATGCTTCACAGGCTGTGGATCAtttagaaaacaagtttttacaGATAACGTGAACAGTCAATGAtatattcttaaaagaaaacaaaaacttgtgcTTCGATGTTTTAtacaatttatttctatttcacatTCAGTATAAAAATTACACTCAGACCACATATTTCTTTTGCCTTCAGTTTTAGTGGCAAATAGGAATCTTTAGCTGAGATGTCAGAAATAGCACGTATCATACTTCTCCTTTTGGATAGCAATTTCTGATCCACACTGCTGAACATCTCCTGCAGAAGTAGGATACCACAGCTTTAGAGGAACACAAATACTGCTCATGATTACTCCACTAACAACAATCCTaacaattttattaaattgcTATATAATGTTATTACTGCACCAATGAGAGCATACTTTGCCTCAAACAGggcttcaattttttttccagtcacaaTCAAAAGAAATACTAACAATTCTAATGTTGAAGGCATATGCCCCTTTAACATAGTAATGTATATTGCAAATACATTGCTTACTATTTTAAGGtgagtataaaatatttattttttttttcctgaagctctGCTAGTATTGTATgcactttcaaaatgaaaggtgCAGAGACAACTTAAATGGCTGCCTACAAGGACAAAATTTCGGGTTCATCAGGAACTGGAGATAGTTTCAGAGTAAAGAAAATCCATAGAGGATGGGTGGCCTTCATCTGAACCATGAAGGTGCATTAGCCTGTCAGTTTGGATCAGGAGTGTTTCTCAAGTGAGTCTCTTGATCATTCCTACTTAACATGCTTTGGTTTGCCTTGTAAGAACTAAattcttttcagatgaaataaatcCAGCAAATATATTGAGGGACCACACAAAATGCTTTCATCTGCTAATAGGAATTTAGTGTAAGGGAATCAAACAAGAgttaatgaaaagtaaaaatccCCCAGTAAGTATAGTGTGGTACTGATGACCTAGCAGCTAAATTTTTCGTTCTGAAGATCCACCTGAGTGCACTATACTACTCATTTACACAGATGTATagtttgagaaaaacaaattgatAAAGTTTCAAATCAAGGGATTTGCAAGTGAGTTTTTAAACTGAGGAATGTGGAAAAGCCAACAAATTCCTTCAAAATCTCAACCCAGATAAACTCTCTTTGGAACATcataaaaggaaagattttttttccccctgcagaaGACAGGCACAAAATTCCTATACTTAAGTACACAATGGTCAGAGAACAGTAATCATCAAATGggaaacagaagacaaataaaCTGCCCTTTAAATGggatgccaagaaaaaaaaactggaaCAGCATTTCCAACACATGCTAGAAgtctacaaaataaaatggggaCATCTGTCCCCAAATGAAGTCACGGATTCTTTCCCAAAACATTCCACATACCTAGTAAATCAACGTGATATTGATTTAACGTGATGTTGATGAAGTAGCGGGTTATGAAATACACAGCACCGAGTAACTGTGTCAGCCACAGAATGTTAATACCTTGCTAGAAAGCttagaaacaaatcaaaactaaaCTCAGTAAGAGAATTCAAATGGACCGAAATTCCATacttaaaaagggaaagatacAGTGATGGATCAATATTACTAGAAGACAATCCTAATCACACATGCTAACAGAGATCAGACAGGCTACAGGAGCAGGAAATACAATTTTAGTGGTGTCTTCAGTTACCCTCTCAGACTAGACAAGTGTCATATCAGGACACGAAGCAGGGGTGACATTTTTAGATACTATCACTGACCATTTCATGAGATTGCTAACCAATTGCTCAGTAGGAAGAAACGCAACCCTTGATTTGGTACTGAGTGATTAGTAGGATCAGATTCACAATTTCATAATGGAAACACTATGTAACACTGTCTATAATATACTTAGAGTCAGCGTTCCTACAtgaacaacaaaagcaaatccACCACAGCTGTGCtaaacatcaaaaagaaaaatggggaagTTTGTTCAAAAGAAgctaaaataaacaattaagaaaatcaaatccTTTTACGTAGCATACTACTAAAAGACATCACACTCTTCAGTACAGTACTGGTACACATCACCTATTAGAAAGGCttgagaaaagggaagaaagctgGCATGACTAAACTGCACAGGGCTATTACTGTAAACATAAAAAAGGGCATCCTTACAGGAATTCAAGGTTACACTGGACAAGTGTTAGGGAGTTACTAAACAGAGAGACCAACTCAGTCTCAGGAAAAGCCTGTTCTGAAAAGGATTGAAGGACAAGAGACTAGAGTGGATAGGAAGAAAAGTTTCGTATTGTACTTACTTTTCCCTAGTCATCTGCTTATGACACTGTTGGATATAAAATACAGCTTAGATTCCTGCCTATCAGACTGCTATCCTATTTAGATATACAGCAAACCTTTTGTATTAAGCACAGTTTCTGCATAAGCCTATTTCAACAGAATATACTGTACCTGGATATTGACTTGATAGTCTGTAGGTCCATGAATAGATCCATATAATCCAAATCCCACTATTGAAATTCTTCTGTTAACTGTGAATCTAGTAAAACACAAGCCAAGAAAGGAATTGAAACAACTGTGATGAGTGTGTTACCTTCTTCCCagtcaaggaagaaaaagaatcccATCGAAGAGtgcaaaaccaaactgaaaatgacattgcattaatatttttcaatagtGTTTTCTATTTAGATTtcaatagtaaaaataaatgtctttttttttattattattttaatcagttttataGCATAAAGCTTTGTGAATCCACCAAATcgtatataaatacatatatataatattaaggatttctaaatgaaaaatgaccAGATTCttgatctgtttttattttagagataTTCAATATCCTTTGTAACTTAAAACTGGATATGTAGCGAATACCCCACCCCTCTAGAAAGTACCCAGGCCTTTTGAACTTTGTTCTTTGCTCCTTTATATTTCATCAGTGCAACAGCCTAAGTCActttataaaaggaaaagattagATGTGCCCAAACGGTACCAGCTAGTCTGTTACTGTATCTTATGCCAAAAATTGGAAGTTGAATAATATGACTGCCTTTCTTCCCACACTTCTCTGTTTCCCCTTCAAATAGTTTCCAAAGCCATACCTAATCCGATCACTTGTTCCACTGTAGCCCCAGCGACTCTCCACTTGCTGGAACCTGTTAATGCTGCATTCTTTTCCTCTAAGGCAACATCTTGGTCGGTCAATGTAATCTACTTTTGGCTTAGGATTGAcagtaaaatgcagaaagagatTTACTACTTCCCGATCTGACAAGATTCCAGACTGAGCAGGgcctatgaaaagaaaaaacttccAAGATAATTCTAAAACTTAATTCAACTGTCATATTTAAACCACGTGCATTAGCACACCAAGGATGGCAATAACATTTTCCAATGGCCAGACCATGTTCTGCAGgatatttgctttcattaagACTGAATCACAATGTTTATTAGTACAGTATTAATAATAACAGGATAGAGTGTTAAGGATCTCAGCACTCACAGATGAGCAGTGCAGAACTATTGTGCAGAACTAGTAGGACAAAGAACCCCAGAACTCACCTGCTGCAAACTCTTCAATAGTCATTAATGGAAAACGAATTAAGGAAAGAGCTCTTCCAAGgactttctgtttgtttccaaatgTCACAGGCAGTTGTTGTCTTTGACATTCAGCTTCTGCCCAACGAACAACAGCTCCAAAGAGTCTACTTTCTCGAATACTAAGGGTATCTCTTTCTAGAACTGCACACAATGTGTCTgttatgtgaaaaaatattaacagattTGAATCAATATTAATCCAAAACAATtctacacattttaaataagcttaaaacattaaacaaataaacactcAGAACTTTTATAATACCACAAAACGTGTCTTATGACTAGAGAAGTCTCCCAATAGTGTGCAGGTGTccaagctaaaaaataaataaaataaaataaaataaaaaataaaaaaataaaataaaaataaaaataaaataatacttccTCTTTCTGCCACGATGACAGcatataaacttttttcttgATTCCTAAGAGTGTGGCTATAGACAATCTATATATTAATGGTCCTATATATAGGATATataggggtgtgtgtgtgtgtatatatatatgtataatgtaTGtacgtatatgtatatatatatacactacaTAAGCTATGTAGTGACAACCAATAAATACCCTAAAGAATTTCCATGGCTATGGCAAGATCAAAGCTGGCAGTGATCAAGTACAGTGCTGAATGTACAATACCACTCCAGTTATTCATGACAACACAGTCACGTTCTCAGCCGAGTATCCACCTGCCAATCTCAACCAACTGTAGACACAAGAAGCAGCAGTACACACAAAACCAGTTTAAACATACATGAAAGTGATCTTAAACATTGACGCATTTGCCTCCCACAAAGTTTTAAGGTGGAACACAGGATGTCAGGCAAGCTACTCTCACTTGCATTTTACAAAAGCAACTTCTCCTGTATTTCTAACATGTTCTGACATTTTAGGAAGAGCATATGCAAAAAGTCTCTACTGATTATTTAAGGTTTAGTTTGCTCAACTCTCAGTTTAGCATAGAACAtgagctgtaaaaaaaaaaaaaaaaaaaaaaaaaaaaaaagtgttttttcacaTTCTGAATCTTCTGTCTTCAGAATTTTTTACATGCCCTGAATTTGAGCGAGGCGTGTTTGCTGTCATAGAAAAGTCACAAGTCAAAACAGATTGAGATTTATCGAGAGTAGATATTAATGTTCACAGTTTGGGTCTAAACTCACTGAACACAAGTTAACAATGACTTTACAATTTCTTTAAGCAGCTGGAATACCTTTCTTCAGTCTGAGTTTGGGATACAATCTAGCTGATCTGGAGTAAAATCGTAGACATATATAGTAACAATCAAGTTTAAGTAACCAAACATAACAACTGCTGGCTTTTGGTAAAGGAAAAAGTATAGAAAGCAGAATTACCAGGAGAATTCTAAGctagtttatatttaaaaaacaaagaaaaaaaacattctacACATTGTACCTGATTTGTGCAACCCTGAAGAGAGAAAAGTAtcacacagcaataaaacagTATGATTCCCTTTGGAAGTCTAACACTTAGGACACAAGAAGGAACTTACCTATATCAATATCAGTAAAGCCTTCTGCACTTATTGCATCCATGGTACTTTTGTCTATTGTGTCGAGACACAGACTAGCAAGCTGAGGTTCGTCAAACAAACGAGCCTGAGAAAGTAAAGTAGTATAGCTTTGGTTACTGCGCTGTTGCAAGCATCAAGCTGCTAAACCCCTAATTCTAAGAAGCAAGTATTTTTTAACTCAATGTAAGTCTAAATTAAAATAGGCTGATTTGTCTAAGTATGCCCGGTGTTTATACCTTCTAGAGCACTTACATTCTCAAAGGAGAATATAATTGAGGAGAATGCACTGCATACAAGGTTTCCTTCATGCTTAtaattttagttttgaaaatataactttaaaaagtaCATATCAAATCTACTATAGTGAACTATCTcataaagacaaacaaaaaaacaattagGATATTCACTGTAGAATACACAGGTCTCACCTGAAATGTCCCAGTACactgtgtattaaaaaaaattcctctgcATTACCAATAAAAGCCAAGACAAGTCTGTAAAAATGCTAACAAAGCAATAAGGTATTTTCAGACATAAATTAAATGATGCGATGGCAGCCCCCCTGTGAAGTAATATTATTTGGTTATTCCCATCCAACTACCAATTTTCATGGTAAACCAAAACTAAACTTAAATTCACCTACCTGAGTAAGCAGCATAAAGGCATTATCTGCTCGGAGGTGCTTCGTCAGAAAATCCACACAATGTGCTTCCAGGGCTGGGACTGCATACTTCTTAGCTGTGTAAAGAGTAGTCATGACTGTTTCTGGACCGATTTGAACTTCATCTGAATAAAGAAACCTAGAAATCAATACACAGATAgatataataaaaacatatcttGAAGTGCCGTCAAGCACAACATAATCTCTTTACATTTACAAAGCAGGTAAAAGATTTGCACTGCAAACATGTAACAGTT contains:
- the BTBD1 gene encoding BTB/POZ domain-containing protein 1 yields the protein MAAAGGGGAGAPGEAPPAAPGAAAAAASAPSAAPTVPTASPESGAVLQREPLYNWQATKGSLRERFAFLFSNELLSDVHFVVGKGGPRGGSGGGGGGGGAPPGPGQQRIPAHRFVLAAGSAVFDAMFNGGMATTSAEIELPDVEPAAFLALLRFLYSDEVQIGPETVMTTLYTAKKYAVPALEAHCVDFLTKHLRADNAFMLLTQARLFDEPQLASLCLDTIDKSTMDAISAEGFTDIDIDTLCAVLERDTLSIRESRLFGAVVRWAEAECQRQQLPVTFGNKQKVLGRALSLIRFPLMTIEEFAAGPAQSGILSDREVVNLFLHFTVNPKPKVDYIDRPRCCLRGKECSINRFQQVESRWGYSGTSDRIRFTVNRRISIVGFGLYGSIHGPTDYQVNIQIIDYEKNQTLGQNDTGFSCDGTASTFRVMFKEPIEILPTVCYTACATLKGPDSHYGTKGLKKVIHESPTASKTCFVFYSSPGNNNGTSIEDGQIPEIIFYT